A region of Vitis vinifera cultivar Pinot Noir 40024 chromosome 15, ASM3070453v1 DNA encodes the following proteins:
- the LOC100248788 gene encoding pentatricopeptide repeat-containing protein At3g03580 codes for MKTLRVLHECSRQTLFSSISRALASAATTTQLHKLHSLIITLGLHHSVIFSAKLIAKYAHFRDPTSSFSVFRLASPSNNVYLWNSIIRALTHNGLFSEALSLYSETQRIRLQPDTYTFPSVINACAGLLDFEMAKSIHDRVLDMGFGSDLYIGNALIDMYCRFNDLDKARKVFEEMPLRDVVSWNSLISGYNANGYWNEALEIYYRFRNLGVVPDSYTMSSVLRACGGLGSVEEGDIIHGLIEKIGIKKDVIVNNGLLSMYCKFNGLIDGRRIFDKMVLRDAVSWNTMICGYSQVGLYEESIKLFMEMVNQFKPDLLTITSILQACGHLGDLEFGKYVHDYMITSGYECDTTASNILINMYAKCGNLLASQEVFSGMKCKDSVSWNSMINVYIQNGSFDEAMKLFKMMKTDVKPDSVTYVMLLSMSTQLGDLHLGKELHCDLAKMGFNSNIVVSNTLVDMYAKCGEMGDSLKVFENMKARDIITWNTIIASCVHSEDCNLGLRMISRMRTEGVTPDMATMLSILPVCSLLAAKRQGKEIHGCIFKLGLESDVPVGNVLIEMYSKCGSLRNSFQVFKLMKTKDVVTWTALISACGMYGEGKKAVRAFGEMEAAGIVPDHVAFVAIIFACSHSGLVEEGLNYFHRMKKDYKIEPRIEHYACVVDLLSRSALLDKAEDFILSMPLKPDSSIWGALLSACRMSGDTEIAERVSERIIELNPDDTGYYVLVSNIYAALGKWDQVRSIRKSIKARGLKKDPGCSWMEIQNKVYVFGTGTKFFEQFEEVNKLLGMLAGLMAKEGYIANLQFVLHDIDEDEKRDILCGHSERLAIAFGLLNTKPGTPLQVMKNLRVCEDCHTVTKYISKIVQRELLVRDANRFHVFKDGACSCGDYW; via the coding sequence ATGAAAACTCTCAGGGTTTTACATGAATGTTCACGACAAACCCTCTTTTCCTCGATCTCAAGAGCTTTAGCATCAGCAGCAACAACTACACAGCTCCACAAACTCCACTCCCTTATCATCACTTTGGGTCTCCACCACTCTGTCATCTTCTCCGCTAAGCTCATTGCCAAGTACGCTCATTTCAGAGACCCCACTTcttctttctctgtttttcGACTTGCTTCTCCTTCAAACAATGTTTATTTGTGGAATTCAATCATAAGGGCACTAACCCATAATGGGCTTTTCTCCGAAGCTCTTAGTTTATACTCTGAAACGCAGAGAATTAGGCTTCAGCCTGATACTTACACTTTCCCTTCTGTCATCAATGCCTGTGCCGGGTTATTGGACTTTGAGATGGCTAAGAGCATTCATGATCGTGTTTTGGATATGGGTTTTGGTTCGGATTTGTATATTGGGAACGCTTTGATTGACATGTATTGTAGGTTCAATGATTTGGATAAGGCGCGTAAGGTGTTTGAAGAAATGCCTCTTAGAGATGTTGTTTCTTGGAATAGTCTGATTTCGGGGTATAATGCAAATGGGTATTGGAATGAAGCTTTGGAAATTTATTATCGTTTCAGAAATCTTGGTGTGGTGCCAGATTCGTACACTATGTCCAGTGTTTTACGAGCCTGTGGAGGTTTAGGTTCTGTTGAAGAGGGTGATATAAttcatggattgatagaaaaGATTGGGATAAAAAAGGATGTAATTGTGAACAATGGGCTCCTTTCCATGTACTGCAAGTTTAATGGATTAATAGATGGTAGAAGGATTTTTGATAAGATGGTACTTAGAGATGCGGTTTCTTGGAACACAATGATTTGTGGGTATTCTCAAGTGGGGTTGTATGAAGAATCTATCAAATTGTTTATGGAGATGGTGAATCAATTTAAACCAGACTTGTTGACCATCACATCCATCCTTCAAGCTTGTGGTCATCTAGGGGACTTAGAATTTGGAAAATATGTCCATGACTACATGATCACAAGTGGGTATGAATGTGATACTACAGCGAGCAATATTCTTATCAATATGTATGCAAAGTGTGGTAATTTATTGGCTTCACAGGAAGTTTTTTCTGGAATGAAATGCAAGGATTCTGTGTCATGGAACTCAATGATCAATGTTTATATtcaaaatggaagttttgatgAAGCAATGAAGTTGTTTAAGATGATGAAGACCGATGTGAAACCAGATTCAGTCACTTATGTGATGCTCCTATCTATGTCCACTCAATTAGGAGACCTACACCTGGGGAAGGAACTTCACTGTGATCTAGCAAAAATGGGATTCAATTCAAATATAGTTGTGAGTAACACTCTTGTGGATATGTATGCCAAATGTGGAGAAATGGGGGATTCACTTAAAGTATTTGAGAATATGAAAGCCCGTGATATAATCACATGGAATACTATTATTGCCTCATGTGTTCATTCTGAGGATTGTAATTTAGGATTGAGAATGATCAGTCGAATGAGGACTGAAGGAGTGACACCAGATATGGCTACGATGTTAAGCATCTTGCCTGTGTGTTCTTTACTTGCTGCCAAACGACAAGGGAAAGAGATCCATGGCTGCATTTTCAAATTGGGTTTGGAGTCAGATGTTCCAGTTGGTAATGTATTGATTGAAATGTACTCCAAATGTGGTAGTTTAAGGAATTCATTTCAAGTATTCAAGCTTATGAAGACAAAAGATGTGGTGACATGGACAGCGTTGATCTCTGCATGTGGTATGTATGGTGAAGGCAAGAAAGCTGTGAGAGCTTTTGGAGAGATGGAAGCAGCTGGTATTGTTCCTGACCATGTTGCCTTTGTTGCTATCATCTTTGCATGTAGCCATTCTGGTTTGGTAGAAGAAGGTCTTAATTACTTTCACCGGATGAAGAAAGACTATAAAATTGAGCCTAGGATTGAGCACTATGCTTGTGTAGTTGATCTTCTATCCCGATCTGCTCTTTTAGATAAAGCAGAGGATTTCATCCTTTCCATGCCATTGAAGCCAGATTCAAGTATATGGGGGGCTTTACTTAGTGCTTGTCGGATGAGTGGAGACACTGAGATTGCAGAACGTGTCTCAGAACGGATCATCGAATTGAATCCAGATGATACTGGGTATTATGTTTTAGTCTCAAATATTTATGCAGCTTTAGGGAAATGGGATCAAGTGCGCTCAATACGGAAATCGATCAAAGCTAGAGGATTGAAAAAAGACCCTGGATGTAGCTGGATGGAAATTCAAAACAAGGTCTATGTTTTTGGCACTGGGACCAAGTTCTTTGAACAGTTTGAAGAGGTTAATAAGTTATTAGGCATGCTTGCAGGCTTGATGGCTAAGGAAGGTTATATTGCCAATTTGCAATTTGTACTGCATGACATTGATGAGGATGAGAAGAGAGACATACTTTGTGGGCACAGTGAAAGGCTTGCCATAGCATTTGGGTTGTTAAATACTAAACCAGGTACCCCTTTGCAGGTAATGAAAAATCTTCGGGTTTGTGAGGATTGCCACACTGTGACCAAGTACATATCAAAGATAGTGCAAAGAGAATTATTAGTTAGAGATGCCAATCGCTTTCATGTGTTCAAGGATGGAGCCTGTAGTTGTGGAGATTATTGGTAA